In the Ipomoea triloba cultivar NCNSP0323 chromosome 6, ASM357664v1 genome, one interval contains:
- the LOC116021940 gene encoding RNA-binding protein 1-like — protein MQDSDRSKLFVGGVSRQTTDETLREHFSKYGTVVSAVIAKDGITGNPRGFAFVSFTEPSAVDNALRDTHEILGRTVEVKKAIPRSEQEQREQHSRGLSRSSRTSGRSDNQFSTKKIFVGGLSASLTEEEFKGYFERFGRIMDVVVMHDNVTHKPRGFGFITFSSEDAVEQVTQKNFHELCGKLVEVKRAVPKDGSSSRSHNYNSSGRGGSFESYQHVIYPPVSPSYRVFPSYGPVTGYESVAGYPYQAGFIGSDYPAGTYSGFVYGAAPFAPRAPWFGSAMVGLRGSSLPYGGPTIYPACLNGGVGVMGVTTTGFYGFTGTGINGKPAQPGSTGGI, from the exons ATGCAGGATTCGGACAGAAGCAAGCTGTTTGTGGGAGGGGTTTCCCGGCAGACCACCGACGAGACCCTCAGGGAACACTTCTCTAAGTACGGAACCGTGGTTAGCGCTGTGATCGCCAAGGATGGAATTACCGGCAACCCTCGAGGGTTTGCCTTCGTCTCCTTCACCGAACCCTCCGCCGTCGATAATGCCCTCCGAGATACCCATGAAATCCTCGGAAGAACG GTAGAGGTGAAAAAAGCAATACCTAGAAGTGAACAAGAACAAAGAGAACAACATAGTAGGGGGTTGAGTAGGAGTAGTAGGACTAGCGGTAGGAGCGATAACCAGTTTAGCACAAAAAAGATTTTTGTAGGGGGATTATCAGCTAGTCTAACTGAGGAAGAGTTCAAGGGCTATTTTGAAAGGTTTGGTAGGATCATGGACGTAGTTGTGATGCACGACAACGTGACCCATAAGCCACGGggatttgggtttattacttttAGTTCAGAGGACGCTGTTGAACAAGTTACGCAGAAGAATTTCCATGAGTTGTGTGGTAAGCTTGTAGAGGTTAAGAGGGCTGTACCAAAAGACGGTAGCAGCAGTCGCAGCCACAATTATAATAGTAGTGGAAGGGGTGGTTCCTTTGAAAGTTACCAGCACGTAATTTATCCACCTGTTAGTCCTAGTTACAGAGTTTTCCCGAGTTATGGACCAGTTACGGGGTATGAAAGCGTTGCAGGGTATCCATATCAAGCTGGATTTATTGGCAGTGATTACCCTGCTGGAACATACAGTGGATTTGTTTACGGTGCTGCTCCTTTTGCACCTAGGGCTCCTTGGTTTGGCTCAGCGATGGTTGGTCTTAGAGGAAGTTCATTACCTTATGGCGGTCCAACTATCTATCCTGCCTGTTTGAACGGTGGAGTTGGAGTGATGGGCGTGACTACTACTGGATTTTATGGGTTTACGGGAACTGGAATAAATGGGAAACCCGCTCAACCTGGAAGCACAGGGGGTATTTGA
- the LOC116023063 gene encoding transcription factor bHLH74-like isoform X4, giving the protein MGTEDNGEMGLHLFQCGSDWDPLVSMDQSLHYPVLLDDDQPINRNSHLLHYPSNSYLADMLPKITAFENEGFSEMISSFGASDFHPNYVAAIQNSQEDCWNLEEVRKRKSSEPHSPSHKNVEGGLLKNTALDNSECLKQEDEKKQKPENNPSLMAKLAGKQVKNDGSSNGKPHNENYVHVRAKRGQATNSHSLAERVRRERISERMRLLQELVPGCNKITGKAVMLDEIINYVKSLQQQVEFLSMKLATVNPEINLEIQQAMTKEIFATQGSNVPRREFIHGISSSQTFPGFLQGDFANIPNTIPPICPSPQGSKNWSERR; this is encoded by the exons ATGGGCACTGAGGATAATGGTGAAATGGGACTCCACTTGTTTCAATGTGGCTCTGATTGGGATCCTCTTGTGTCAATGGATCAAAGTTTACATTACCCAGTTTTGCTTGATGATGATCAGCCAATAAACAGAAATTCCCACCTTCTTCACTATCCATCAAATTCATATCTGGCTGATATGCTGCCAAAGATTACAGCTTTTGAGAATGAAGGTTTCTCAGAGATGATCAGTTCTTTCGGCGCCTCAGATTTTCATCCAAATTATGTGGCTGCCATTCAAAATTCTCAAGAGGATTGCTGGAATTTGGAAGAGGTGAGAAAGAGGAAATCATCAGAGCCTCATTCTCCATCCCATAAG AATGTTGAAGGGGGACTGCTAAAGAACACAGCACTAGATAATTCAGAATGTTTGAAACAAGAAGacgaaaagaaacaaaaaccaGAAAATAACCCCAGTTTGATGGCCAAGTTAGCAGGGAAACAAGTAAAGAATGATGGCTCCAGCAATGGGAAACCTCATAACGAAAATTATGTTCATGTGAGAGCTAAAAGAGGCCAGGCTACAAACAGTCACAGCCTTGCAGAAAGG GTGAGAAGAGAAAGGATCAGTGAGAGGATGAGATTGCTTCAAGAACTTGTCCCGGGCTGCAACAAG aTCACTGGGAAAGCTGTGATGCTTGATGAAATTATTAACTATGTAAAGTCACTCCAACAACAAGTCGAG TTTCTGTCGATGAAATTGGCAACTGTGAATCCAGAGATTAACCTTGAGATTCAACAAGCAATGACCAAAGAG ATTTTTGCCACACAAGGTAGTAATGTGCCCCGTCGTGAATTCATCCATGGCATTAGCTCCTCCCAAACATTCCCCGGATTTCTACAGGGAGATTTCGCTAACATCCCAAATACCATCCCGCCAATTTGCCCCTCGCCTCAG GGAAGTAAAAACTGGAGCGAGCGGCGTTAA
- the LOC116023063 gene encoding transcription factor bHLH74-like isoform X1, producing the protein MGTEDNGEMGLHLFQCGSDWDPLVSMDQSLHYPVLLDDDQPINRNSHLLHYPSNSYLADMLPKITAFENEGFSEMISSFGASDFHPNYVAAIQNSQEDCWNLEEVRKRKSSEPHSPSHKNVEGGLLKNTALDNSECLKQEDEKKQKPENNPSLMAKLAGKQVKNDGSSNGKPHNENYVHVRAKRGQATNSHSLAERVRRERISERMRLLQELVPGCNKITGKAVMLDEIINYVKSLQQQVEFLSMKLATVNPEINLEIQQAMTKEIFATQGSNVPRREFIHGISSSQTFPGFLQGDFANIPNTIPPICPSPQNVSSIDLHSILPTTLDSSSSMSIMDPNTGK; encoded by the exons ATGGGCACTGAGGATAATGGTGAAATGGGACTCCACTTGTTTCAATGTGGCTCTGATTGGGATCCTCTTGTGTCAATGGATCAAAGTTTACATTACCCAGTTTTGCTTGATGATGATCAGCCAATAAACAGAAATTCCCACCTTCTTCACTATCCATCAAATTCATATCTGGCTGATATGCTGCCAAAGATTACAGCTTTTGAGAATGAAGGTTTCTCAGAGATGATCAGTTCTTTCGGCGCCTCAGATTTTCATCCAAATTATGTGGCTGCCATTCAAAATTCTCAAGAGGATTGCTGGAATTTGGAAGAGGTGAGAAAGAGGAAATCATCAGAGCCTCATTCTCCATCCCATAAG AATGTTGAAGGGGGACTGCTAAAGAACACAGCACTAGATAATTCAGAATGTTTGAAACAAGAAGacgaaaagaaacaaaaaccaGAAAATAACCCCAGTTTGATGGCCAAGTTAGCAGGGAAACAAGTAAAGAATGATGGCTCCAGCAATGGGAAACCTCATAACGAAAATTATGTTCATGTGAGAGCTAAAAGAGGCCAGGCTACAAACAGTCACAGCCTTGCAGAAAGG GTGAGAAGAGAAAGGATCAGTGAGAGGATGAGATTGCTTCAAGAACTTGTCCCGGGCTGCAACAAG aTCACTGGGAAAGCTGTGATGCTTGATGAAATTATTAACTATGTAAAGTCACTCCAACAACAAGTCGAG TTTCTGTCGATGAAATTGGCAACTGTGAATCCAGAGATTAACCTTGAGATTCAACAAGCAATGACCAAAGAG ATTTTTGCCACACAAGGTAGTAATGTGCCCCGTCGTGAATTCATCCATGGCATTAGCTCCTCCCAAACATTCCCCGGATTTCTACAGGGAGATTTCGCTAACATCCCAAATACCATCCCGCCAATTTGCCCCTCGCCTCAG AACGTATCGAGCATCGATCTTCACAGTATTCTCCCGACGACATTAGATTCTAGCTCCTCTATGAGTATAATGGATCCAAACA CAGGGAAGTAA
- the LOC116023063 gene encoding transcription factor bHLH74-like isoform X2: MGTEDNGEMGLHLFQCGSDWDPLVSMDQSLHYPVLLDDDQPINRNSHLLHYPSNSYLADMLPKITAFENEGFSEMISSFGASDFHPNYVAAIQNSQEDCWNLEEVRKRKSSEPHSPSHKNVEGGLLKNTALDNSECLKQEDEKKQKPENNPSLMAKLAGKQVKNDGSSNGKPHNENYVHVRAKRGQATNSHSLAERVRRERISERMRLLQELVPGCNKITGKAVMLDEIINYVKSLQQQVEFLSMKLATVNPEINLEIQQAMTKEIFATQGSNVPRREFIHGISSSQTFPGFLQGDFANIPNTIPPICPSPQNVSSIDLHSILPTTLDSSSSMSIMDPNRK, encoded by the exons ATGGGCACTGAGGATAATGGTGAAATGGGACTCCACTTGTTTCAATGTGGCTCTGATTGGGATCCTCTTGTGTCAATGGATCAAAGTTTACATTACCCAGTTTTGCTTGATGATGATCAGCCAATAAACAGAAATTCCCACCTTCTTCACTATCCATCAAATTCATATCTGGCTGATATGCTGCCAAAGATTACAGCTTTTGAGAATGAAGGTTTCTCAGAGATGATCAGTTCTTTCGGCGCCTCAGATTTTCATCCAAATTATGTGGCTGCCATTCAAAATTCTCAAGAGGATTGCTGGAATTTGGAAGAGGTGAGAAAGAGGAAATCATCAGAGCCTCATTCTCCATCCCATAAG AATGTTGAAGGGGGACTGCTAAAGAACACAGCACTAGATAATTCAGAATGTTTGAAACAAGAAGacgaaaagaaacaaaaaccaGAAAATAACCCCAGTTTGATGGCCAAGTTAGCAGGGAAACAAGTAAAGAATGATGGCTCCAGCAATGGGAAACCTCATAACGAAAATTATGTTCATGTGAGAGCTAAAAGAGGCCAGGCTACAAACAGTCACAGCCTTGCAGAAAGG GTGAGAAGAGAAAGGATCAGTGAGAGGATGAGATTGCTTCAAGAACTTGTCCCGGGCTGCAACAAG aTCACTGGGAAAGCTGTGATGCTTGATGAAATTATTAACTATGTAAAGTCACTCCAACAACAAGTCGAG TTTCTGTCGATGAAATTGGCAACTGTGAATCCAGAGATTAACCTTGAGATTCAACAAGCAATGACCAAAGAG ATTTTTGCCACACAAGGTAGTAATGTGCCCCGTCGTGAATTCATCCATGGCATTAGCTCCTCCCAAACATTCCCCGGATTTCTACAGGGAGATTTCGCTAACATCCCAAATACCATCCCGCCAATTTGCCCCTCGCCTCAG AACGTATCGAGCATCGATCTTCACAGTATTCTCCCGACGACATTAGATTCTAGCTCCTCTATGAGTATAATGGATCCAAACA GGAAGTAA
- the LOC116023063 gene encoding transcription factor bHLH74-like isoform X3, giving the protein MGTEDNGEMGLHLFQCGSDWDPLVSMDQSLHYPVLLDDDQPINRNSHLLHYPSNSYLADMLPKITAFENEGFSEMISSFGASDFHPNYVAAIQNSQEDCWNLEEVRKRKSSEPHSPSHKNVEGGLLKNTALDNSECLKQEDEKKQKPENNPSLMAKLAGKQVKNDGSSNGKPHNENYVHVRAKRGQATNSHSLAERVRRERISERMRLLQELVPGCNKITGKAVMLDEIINYVKSLQQQVEFLSMKLATVNPEINLEIQQAMTKEIFATQGSNVPRREFIHGISSSQTFPGFLQGDFANIPNTIPPICPSPQQGSKNWSERR; this is encoded by the exons ATGGGCACTGAGGATAATGGTGAAATGGGACTCCACTTGTTTCAATGTGGCTCTGATTGGGATCCTCTTGTGTCAATGGATCAAAGTTTACATTACCCAGTTTTGCTTGATGATGATCAGCCAATAAACAGAAATTCCCACCTTCTTCACTATCCATCAAATTCATATCTGGCTGATATGCTGCCAAAGATTACAGCTTTTGAGAATGAAGGTTTCTCAGAGATGATCAGTTCTTTCGGCGCCTCAGATTTTCATCCAAATTATGTGGCTGCCATTCAAAATTCTCAAGAGGATTGCTGGAATTTGGAAGAGGTGAGAAAGAGGAAATCATCAGAGCCTCATTCTCCATCCCATAAG AATGTTGAAGGGGGACTGCTAAAGAACACAGCACTAGATAATTCAGAATGTTTGAAACAAGAAGacgaaaagaaacaaaaaccaGAAAATAACCCCAGTTTGATGGCCAAGTTAGCAGGGAAACAAGTAAAGAATGATGGCTCCAGCAATGGGAAACCTCATAACGAAAATTATGTTCATGTGAGAGCTAAAAGAGGCCAGGCTACAAACAGTCACAGCCTTGCAGAAAGG GTGAGAAGAGAAAGGATCAGTGAGAGGATGAGATTGCTTCAAGAACTTGTCCCGGGCTGCAACAAG aTCACTGGGAAAGCTGTGATGCTTGATGAAATTATTAACTATGTAAAGTCACTCCAACAACAAGTCGAG TTTCTGTCGATGAAATTGGCAACTGTGAATCCAGAGATTAACCTTGAGATTCAACAAGCAATGACCAAAGAG ATTTTTGCCACACAAGGTAGTAATGTGCCCCGTCGTGAATTCATCCATGGCATTAGCTCCTCCCAAACATTCCCCGGATTTCTACAGGGAGATTTCGCTAACATCCCAAATACCATCCCGCCAATTTGCCCCTCGCCTCAG CAGGGAAGTAAAAACTGGAGCGAGCGGCGTTAA
- the LOC116022669 gene encoding probable xyloglucan glycosyltransferase 12 has product MAPSFGWWAKESHRGTPVVVKMENPNNWSMVELEGPAEEDFLYPAAAAAGGGGGGDISMPTNYRREKVRNKNAKQLTWVLLLKAHKAAGCLTSIGSALLSLGSAVRRRVAAGRTDTNASENPAVNSRFFTCIKVFLWLSVLMLGFEVAAYYKGWHFTASDLQLEYLYALTDPLAVKGVFDWLYSKWVLVRVDYLAPPLQFLANVCIILFIIQSLDKLILCLGCFWIRLRRIKPVASETIDLESGEEGGGYFPMVLVQIPMCNEREVYQQSIAAVCSLDWPKSKILIQILDDSDDPITRSLIKEEVQKWQKEGVNILYRHRVIRDGYKAGNLKSAMNCSYVKDYEFVAIFDADFQPMPDFLKRTVPYFKDNEKLGLVQARWSFVNQDENLLTRLQLINLAFHFEVEQQVNGIFLNFFGFNGTAGVWRIKALEESGGWLERTTVEDMDIAVRAHLHGWKFVFLNDVECECELPESYEAYRKQQHRWHSGPMQLFRLCLPDIIKAKISVWKKFNLIFLFFLLRKLILPFYSFTLFCIILPMTMFVPEASLPSWIVCYIPATVSLLNILPAPKSFPFIIPYLLFENTMSVTKFNAMISGLFQLGSAYEWVVTKKLGRSSEGDLASLVDEKPKQLRGASVPDLDELREEIKQKEKKDAPKKKHNRIYTKELALAFLLLTASVRSLLSAQGIHFYFLLFQGISFLLVGLDLIGEQVN; this is encoded by the exons ATGGCTCCTTCTTTTGGTTGGTGGGCTAAGGAGAGCCATAGAGGCACCCCTGTGGTGGTGAAAATGGAGAATCCGAACAACTGGTCAATGGTGGAGCTGGAAGGGCCGGCGGAGGAAGATTTTCTCtaccccgccgccgccgccgcaggcggcggcggcggcggcgataTCTCAATGCCCACCAACTACCGCCGCGAGAAAGTAAGAAACAAGAACGCCAAGCAGCTAACTTGGGTGCTCCTTCTCAAGGCGCATAAGGCCGCCGGCTGTTTGACCTCCATTGGGTCCGCATTGCTCAGCCTCGGCTCCGCCGTGCGCCGCCGCGTGGCTGCCGGGAGAACCGACACCAACGCCTCGGAGAACCCGGCCGTGAACTCCCGGTTCTTTACCTGTATAAAGGTTTTCCTTTGGCTCTCTGTGCTCATGCTAGGGTTTGAGGTTGCTGCTTATTACAAAGGCTGGCACTTTACTGCCTCAGATCTTCAATTAGAGTACCTTTATGCTTTGACTGATCCTTTAGCTGtgaagggtgtgtttgattggCTATATTCTAAGTGGGTTTTGGTTAGAGTGGACTATCTTGCTCCCCCTCTCCAATTCTTGGCCAATGTCTGCATTATCCTCTTCATAATCCAGAGTTTAGACAAGCTAATCCTATGCTTAGGTTGTTTCTGGATCCGGTTAAGGAGGATCAAACCAGTTGCCAGTGAAACAATAGATCTGGAATCTGGTGAGGAAGGTGGTGGTTACTTCCCCATGGTTCTTGTTCAGATCCCCATGTGCAATGAAAGAGAG GTTTATCAGCAATCTATAGCTGCTGTTTGTAGCTTAGACTGGCCGAAATCGAAGATTTTGATTCAAATTCTTGATGATTCTGATGATCCCATTACTCGGTCTTTAATCAAAGAGGAGGTGCAGAAATGGCAGAAGGAAGGTGTCAACATTTTGTACAGGCATAGGGTGATTAGGGATGGGTATAAAGCTGGGAATCTTAAGTCTGCCATGAATTGCAGCTACGTTAAAGACTATGAATTTGTTGCCATATTTGATGCCGATTTTCAGCCTATGCCTGATTTCCTTAAAAGAACAGTTCCCTATTTCAAG GATAATGAGAAACTAGGGTTGGTTCAGGCGAGATGGTCCTTTGTGAACCAGGATGAGAATCTGCTAACGAGATTGCAGCTTATTAACTTGGCGTTTCATTTTGAAGTGGAGCAGCAAGTAAACGGGATTTTTCTAAACTTCTTTGGGTTTAACGGGACTGCTGGGGTTTGGAGAATAAAAGCGTTGGAGGAGTCTGGTGGATGGTTGGAAAGGACAACCGTTGAGGATATGGATATCGCTGTCCGGGCACACCTCCATGGATGGAAGTTCGTATTTCTTAATGACGTTGAG TGCGAATGTGAGTTGCCCGAATCTTACGAAGCGTACAGGAAGCAACAACATCGATGGCATTCTGGACCGATGCAATTGTTCCGACTCTGTTTGCCCGACATTATTAAAGCAAAG ATCAGCGTTTGGAagaaattcaatttaatttttctcttcttccttcTGAGGAAATTGATTCTACCGTTTTATTCTTTCACTCTCTTCTGTATTATTCTTCCCATGACAATGTTTGTTCCCGAGGCTTCACTACCGTCGTGGATTGTCTGTTATATACCTGCCACCGTGTCGCTTCTCAACATACTTCCTGCCCCGAAATCGTTCCCCTTCATCATACCCTATCTTTTATTCGAAAACACAATGTCAGTAACCAAGTTCAACGCCATGATATCGGGACTCTTCCAACTCGGAAGTGCATACGAGTGGGTTGTAACTAAAAAACTCGGGCGCTCCTCTGAGGGCGATCTTGCCTCCTTGGTTGACGAAAAGCCTAAACAGCTACGAGGTGCATCGGTGCCAGATTTGGATGAATTGCGGGAGGAAATTAAACAGAAGGAAAAGAAAGATGCTCCGAAGAAGAAGCATAACCGTATATACACAAAAGAACTCGCCCTCGCCTTCCTTCTTTTGACAGCTTCAGTGAGGAGCCTCCTTTCGGCTCAGGGCATCCACTTCTACTTCTTGCTATTTCAAGGAATATCGTTCCTTCTCGTCGGGCTGGACTTGATAGGCGAGCAGGTCAACTAA